DNA sequence from the Acidobacteriota bacterium genome:
TGGTGGCCATTAGCCAATTTTTGCATCACATCGCCACCCTCGGTGGCCCCGCGGAAGAGGACCGCGAGCCAGCCACTGCAACGGAAAATATCGAAGCTCTGATTGAGGCCGGCGAAGAAGAAGGCCTCATCGAGAAAGACGACCGGCGGCTCATCCAGTCCGTGGTCGAGTTCGGCGACAAGACCGTGCGCGACGTCATGACGCCGCGCCCGGAGATCATCGCCGTCCCACACAGGACCACGCTCAGCGACCTGCGGCAGATACTCGCCGAGCATCGCTTCACTCGGCTCCCGGTTTACGAACAGGATATTGACCACATTATCGGATTCATTCACGCCGGCGATCTATTCGCCGTCGCCGAGGACGAGCACTCCGAGCGCACCGTGCAGCAGTTGTTGCGCTCGGTGCCCTTCGTCCCGGAAACCAAACGCATCTCGGAGCTGCTACAGGATCTTCAGACCGGCTCACAGATGGCCATCGTGGTGGACGAGTACGGCTCGGTCGCCGGACTGGCCACGGTGGAGGACATGGTCGAGGAGATCGTCGGCGAAATCCGCGACGAGCACGACGAAATGGACGTGCTCCCGCGCGGCGAAAACAGTTGGAGCGTTCCCGGCGGATTAAGTTTGGATCGCTTGCAGGGCCTGTTTGACATTACTCTGGGAGAGGCGGGCGAAGCGTCCACGGTGGCGGGCTTGATCACGCACACGCTCGGACGCGTCCCGGCAACCGGCGAAACATTGGAGCGCGATGGTCTGCGCTATCGCATCACGGAATCGAACGGACGGCGCATTACGCGGCTGGATGTCAGCAGCCTGGCCATCCCGCAGGGCGATGGCCAGGGCACGCTATTTGAAACTCAATCTGGTGGAGATACAGCGCCACGATCAACTGAAGATTCGGCCGGGATGCATTAGCCAGCGCCGCGATCCAGCTTCATCCAGCCTGCTGAGCGAGACTCGAAAACAAATAAAGGAATTATTTGAAATTATGCCCACTCGAAAGAAATTTCGATACTACCCGCCCATCGTGCCACCGCTGGCGACGGAATTAATATCTCAAAGTGGGATCAGTCGAATGGGCCGCCTGGCCGCTTCGGCAGGATCAGGCGGGCCGGCGACAAAGATACGCAGCGGGTTCGTGACCATCCTCGGGCGTCCTAATGTCGGGAAGTCCACGCTACTGAATGCATTGGTCGGATCGAAGATCGCCATTGTCGCCGATCGCCCGCAGACCACGCGTGCGGCATTAACCGGCGTTGTCACCATTGACTCAACCTATCGCTACGCCGAGGAGCTGCTGAAGTCCCTGCCGCGCGTGGATACTCCGCCCCCCACCGCTGCGGCCACGAACAAGGGCCAAGCTACGGGCAAAGACAAGGGCAAAGCCGCCCAGCCCGCACAGGAAAAGCCTATCGCTCAGGTTGTATTTCTAGACACGCCCGGCATCCATGATCCTGAAAATCGCATGGGCAAGCACATGATGGATCAAGTGCGCGAGTCGCTGGCCGAACGCGACCTGTTGCTCTACCTGATGGACTGCTCGCAGTCATTTACGAAGCGCGATGAAGAGGCGCTCGATTGGGTACGCCGCGCCGCGGCCCCGTCGTTTCTGGTTCTTTCCAAGATTGACCGAGTATCAAAATCGGAGCTGCTCCCGCTGCTCGATCAATACAGCAAGCTGCTCGACTTCAAGGAGATTATTCCCATCGCGGCGCAAACCGGAGTGAATCTGCCCCGGCTGGTCGAGCGCATCGTGGCCTACATGCCCGAGGGACCGCTCTACTTCCCCACCGACCAGATCACGGAACAGCCCATGCGCTTCCTGGCCGGCGAGATCGTCCGGGAAAAAATCATTCGGCA
Encoded proteins:
- a CDS encoding HlyC/CorC family transporter, with the translated sequence MHLLITTLFIICSLLLALFVFVSRLALGRGRFAVRGAKNDLPYFTEMIEPKLGLSEERAQWTFPVLVQATISLQGFLLAAWNMGQPFDWETLLQQAAILLLNVILFGQVIPYVLLTHTDGRWLVHSLGILRASILASMPLVAISQFLHHIATLGGPAEEDREPATATENIEALIEAGEEEGLIEKDDRRLIQSVVEFGDKTVRDVMTPRPEIIAVPHRTTLSDLRQILAEHRFTRLPVYEQDIDHIIGFIHAGDLFAVAEDEHSERTVQQLLRSVPFVPETKRISELLQDLQTGSQMAIVVDEYGSVAGLATVEDMVEEIVGEIRDEHDEMDVLPRGENSWSVPGGLSLDRLQGLFDITLGEAGEASTVAGLITHTLGRVPATGETLERDGLRYRITESNGRRITRLDVSSLAIPQGDGQGTLFETQSGGDTAPRSTEDSAGMH
- a CDS encoding GTPase Era, with amino-acid sequence MVCAIASRNRTDGALRGWMSAAWPSRRAMARARYLKLNLVEIQRHDQLKIRPGCISQRRDPASSSLLSETRKQIKELFEIMPTRKKFRYYPPIVPPLATELISQSGISRMGRLAASAGSGGPATKIRSGFVTILGRPNVGKSTLLNALVGSKIAIVADRPQTTRAALTGVVTIDSTYRYAEELLKSLPRVDTPPPTAAATNKGQATGKDKGKAAQPAQEKPIAQVVFLDTPGIHDPENRMGKHMMDQVRESLAERDLLLYLMDCSQSFTKRDEEALDWVRRAAAPSFLVLSKIDRVSKSELLPLLDQYSKLLDFKEIIPIAAQTGVNLPRLVERIVAYMPEGPLYFPTDQITEQPMRFLAGEIVREKIIRHTQQELPYTNAVLVTQYEEKPALVHIAAEIFVERDGQKGIIIGAGGAMLKIIGTEARVELETIIGQKVFLEIHVRVREGWRDDEHFLQGLDWRKMAGQ